Part of the Candidatus Syntrophosphaera sp. genome is shown below.
TGTAGGCGACGCCGTCGAGGGAGTCGTCCTCCACGCTGACGTTGCCAACGTAGGCATTGCCACCGATCTGGCAGTTGGTGACATTGTTGATCAATTCAAAGAACACCGAGGTCCCGCGATCGACTGGGTTGCCGTAGATGTCCTTGACAACGGCTCCGGCGATCACTCTCCAGAGTCCGCCGCCCATGTTCTGGCCGGTGTTGAAGCCGCCAATGAAAGGCCTGACCTCAGCCGGAGGACCGGCGTGGATCACGATGTTGGCCTTGGTGGCCCGCACCCATCTACCGCTTTCATTGGTACAAGATGCCCGGATGATCAGGATCCCTGATTCCGAACCGCTGTTTACCGAGATCTGGGCTTCACCCCCACTGGATACCACCAGTACGCTGTCGGAAACAGGATAGTTGTTTAGATTGGCCCCGGCAGGCGGATTCGTGTTCACGATCCTGAAATACACGTCCTGCGGGGTGTCGATCAGGTTGCCATTGATGTCTCTCAAGTTCACCCGCAGGATGGCGGATTCGACGCCGCCGGTGTTGGCAACGTTGAGGTCGATCTGGCCTTCCTGGGTGAAAGAGATGGAATGGATGTCGTCTGAGGTCACATTGAAGATGAGCTGAGTCTGCAGGGTGTCGTTGTTGGCGAAAGCCTGGATGGTGGCCGCTCCGGCTTGCAGGCCGGGTGTGAAGCGCACTTGGGCTTGGCCCATGTTATCGGTGTTGATCGTCACCGACTGGGTGGTGTTCAGGAAAGTCCCCAGATTGGTCTGGAACCTCACCGGTTTGGTCTGGCAAGGATTTCCGTGCAAGTCGTTCAGAGTGGCCCGCATGTAGATGTGGTTGGGGCTGGCCACAAAGCTCGTGTCCGCCTCGATCATCTCGCCGTCAACCTGGACAAAGGATTGCAAACCAATGGCGGCTGGCAGGCCGGCCCGGATCAATACCTCCCTGGTGCTGGAGACCGTTCCGATACTTGCCGTAACGAAGGCGTTCTCCACATCAGGTGTGGTCGTGGCCAGGGCTCCGGCATTGTATCTGGCGTAGGCCCTCCCGTTGGTGGTCCCGGCGACTATCGATATGCCCAGCACATTGCCCGCCTCATCCACAAACCTGCCTTTGGTGCAGGTGAAGGTGATCAGGGTGTTGTTGGGCACCAGATCCCCCAGAATGTTTGTGGCTGTGGCATTGATCTCTGTGGTCTGCATGACGGTCATGGGATACGGATTGGCCGTTGAGAGGAAGTTTATCGTCACTGTCTCTATTTCCGGCACATCGGCGATGAAAACCTGGGCCATGGCGGTATCGGCCGAAACGATCGAGTTCTGTTCGCTGTCGGAATAATTGCGCACGACCGCGGTGATTGTTGCCAGGCCGCTGTCGCCGTCATCCCAGAAAGTGGTGGTAGCCACTCCGCTGCTGTCTGTGGGCACGCTGGCCAGGATGCGGCCAACATCGGTGCGGAAATTGACTATCTGGGAAGGGACCCCGAAACCTTCACCGTCTTTGATGGTGACGGCGATCTCGGAATAGGTGATGTTGTTGTCGGAGTAGATGGTGTCCGGTGTGGCCACTATCTTGGTGATGATCCGCACTTCCGAGAGCAGCGGAGCGTCCAGTCCCATGGGAGGCGGATTGCGCTGGTCACAGGAGGTGGTGAGCGAAACCAGCATCAGCACCAGGATGGTGAGAACGGGGAAAAGCTGTTTGTATCTTTTCATGTTAGTCTCCCCTTAGTTTTCTTCTTCTTCGAATTCGATCAAGCGCCTGGTCAAACGTTCGTCCAGCTTGACCTCGCCCAGATTCTTGAAATCCTCGAGGTTGGGGTCCGGCTTGATCTGATCCGAAGTGATCAACCGAGGTGTGATCTCGATGATCAGGTCGGTGTTTTCCACCAATTCATAGCGGTGTTGGAATAGTTTGCCGATAAAGGGCAGATCTCCCAGCAAAGGAAGCTTTGAGGTCTTTTGGGTGATCGTGGAGTTCAGCAGGCCGCCCACAATGATCTTGTGCTCGTTGGGAACGGTGACCGTGGAGGAGATTCTGCGCACCTTGGTGCGGGGAACATAGCCGCCCACAAGTTCGGTCACGGAGCTGACTTCCGGGGCAATCTGCGCGGTGATCAGGCCCTGTTCATTGACGGTGGGCGTGACATTCAGCATGATGCCGACTTCCTCGCGTTCCACCTGGATCTGCTTGTCGTTGTCGGTGACCACGAAGGGTACGACCTCGCCGATGTGGATCATTGCCGGTGCTCCGTTCAGAGAGGTCACGCGCGTATCCGTCAGCAGTTTGGCGGCGTTGTTTTCCAGCAGCCAGTCGATGGTGATGTCAAAGGCTGTCAGTTGGCGGCTGAAATGGCCGATGTCCTGGAAGCCGTTGATCCTCTGGAAATGCTGCTGGTCAGGCAGGATCTCGAAATCGGTGGGATCGCCGTAGGGCAGGTAGCCGTCCGGATCGGTGAAGTTGTAGGGCAGGCCGGTTCCGGACGCGTTCACGGGATCTTCCGCGATGATCGTGGTGAGGTGGTTGAGGCGGCTCCAGTCGATCCCGTATTTCTTGGAATCGGTGAGGCTTACCTCGATCAAACGCACCCGGATCTCGATCTGCTTCTGCTCCACATCGATCTTCTCCACCAAGGCCTTGATGCTTTCAAAGGTGTCGGTGTTGCCATAGACCATGATGGCGTTCTGGCCTTCCAGGGGAACGATGACGCCCTGGGTGTCTTCCAGGGCTTTGCTGACCTTGTTGGCGTCCAGGTTGTTCAGATAGATGATGTCGCTGCGTTCCCCGGATTCTTCCATGATGTTCTGCCTGGTTCCCACCAGGAAGGTGTTCTCGCCGAAAATCCGGTAGGAAAGTCCGGCTGAGCGTGAAACGAGGGACACCGCAGTTTCGACTGGGACTTCCCTGACGCTCAGGGTGACGCGCTTCTCTTCCCTTTCGGCTCCCGTGGATTGGTCAGTGGCCAGGACGATGTTTGTTCCGCTGAGGCGCGCCAGGGTGCTGAGAACCGAGGAAAGCGGCTCGTCAACGCTGTGTAAGGTAACAGGTTTTCTTAAAGCGCTGGATTGAGCGCCCAGCATGGCCACTCCGAAGAGAAAGCTCAGGATCAGGGCACAAACAATAAAGCGTTTGGATACGAAAGCGTTTAACATATTTTCTCCAGCTTCGTTATATTTTTTCATGATTAGTAGTTCTGGTCGTTAGACAGCCGTTGGATGTCTTCTCTGGTGAAATCCGGCATCGCAGGCCGGGGTTGGATGGCCAGGGTCTGGGCCCCGCCGAAGTAGATGCCGATGTTCTTCTCATCGATCCAGGTGATCCTCCGGCCTTCGATCACGTCGCCGACGCCGCCGCTGAAGATCTTGTCCTGATATTCAACGGTGACCAGCCTCTTGCCGGAATTCTGGTCTATGTAGGTCCCGGTGGGGCGGAAGGTGTTGCGCAGCATCTCTTCGAATTCCTTGGTCAGGTCGAAGCGGTCCTTTATGATGTTACCCTGCCGCAGGGGATCATGCCTGACGGAGAAGACAAAATTCTGCCGATCCTGGATCGAAGATTCGATCGAGAGGATCCTTGCCTTCAGGGTGTCGGTGACGGATTCGTCGGTATACCTGGATTGATCCGGAATGCTGTTGCGCTTCACGTTCATCGAATAGAGGCGGATGGCGAAGGCGAGCAGCAATATCACGATCAGGGCAATGGCGAAGTCTTTGATGAATCTCACTTGCATCTTAGGCCTCCTTTTTGACCTTGAATATCGAAAGCTCCATGGTTATGCGGTATTGGTTGGGAGCGTTCGGATCGGTGACGTTTCTGTCGGAAGCCTGGGTGGGGCTGATATCCAGGTATTGGATCTTGATGATGTGGTTCAGCGCTTCGATGGCTGAGATGAATTGGCCCATCTGCTGGAAAGTGCCTTGCAGTTCGAGGTTGTAGGTGGTTTCGATCATGCCGGCTTCGGCGAACTTGTTGGAATCCGAGATCTTGATCAGCTTCAGTTTGTTGTCGTCCCTGATCTTCTCGATCTCTTTCTGAAATTCGTTCAGCTCGTCGATAGTGAAGTTGCTTCCGGTGGTGAGGCTGTTGTCGATGATCTGGGAAAATTCTCGCAATTGCTCGTCCATGATCAGGGCGCTGTTGAGTTTTTCCAGCGTGCTCTTGATGTTCCGGTCGTATTTATTGATCTCGGCCACGTTTTTGGTGATCGAGTTGCTGGCAATCCAAAAGAACAGGACCGTGATCAAGATCATCACCAGGATGAGGATTAGATATTTCTCTTTCATTATTGCGCACTCCCTCGGAAGGCTGAGGCATCCCTGCTGTAACATTCGATCACGAATTCGAGGATCTCAGTGTCCTTGGCCACTTGTCTCGTCTTGGAGCCTGATTTGATCTCCGGAAAATCGTTGCTGATCTCCGGATTGGCTTTGAGGCGTTGGACAAAATCGAAAGTGATGTCGCCTTCCCTGATATTGCGGTTGACCTCGATGATGCCGTTCAGGGTCAGAACCCCGTTGTTGAAGTTCAGTTTGCGGACGGCCAGTTGCTGGTCGATTTCGTGGCTCAGGGCCTGGAGCTTCTTGGTCCAGAAGATCCTGTCCGTGAACGTTTCGGCCAATTTGTCCACGTCGACCACGGAAAGGTAATCTCCGCTGGACTGGTATTCAGACAGCCGGGCGCTGATTTCCTTGTAATACTGGCGCCGGATCTCGACCTTCCTCTTCAGGGAATTGTTCAGATAGATCAAACCGGCAAACATGATTATCGCTCCCAGCAAGAACGCGATCACGGCATTGCGGAAGGTCTTGTTCTCCCGCTCCGCCTGGAGCTTCATCTCCCCGTATTTGTTCAGGTTTACTTTGAAATAAAACACGTTTGTCATATTCACTTCCTATTCGGTCCGCATTGCCAGGCCGATCGCCAGCGCCAGCTGAGGGTCTTTCTTATCCACGAATTTCTCGGGCATTTCCACGTTGATGAAGGGCATGAAGATATCTGTGGGGATGCTCACCTTTTCCTGGATGTATTCCTGCAAACCTTTCAGCTTGGCGGTGCCGCCCATGATGTAGAGTTTGCGAAAATCGCTGTTGCCCGCTTCCTTGACATAGAAGCGCAGGGAACGGCGCAATTCTTCCACAATGGCGTCTTCGGTCGATTTCTCGGAGATGTCCAGCATGCTGATCGTTTTGGTATCCGGGGAGTTCGGATCGTCCAACAGGCCCCATTGCATCTTGTAGGCATCCGCCACGTCCCATTCCATCTGCCGTCTGCGCATGATGTCGCGCGTGAAGTGATAGCCGCCGTAGGGGATGTCCCGGGCAAAGAACTTGGCTTCTGGCCCCCAGATCACCATGTTGGTGCGGTGCGCGCCCAAGTTGAGGAGGACGTACACCCCTTCCTCGACGAAGGCGTTCAGGGCGAAGCTGTTGGCAACGGCCAGGGAATCGATGTCCAC
Proteins encoded:
- the pilO gene encoding type 4a pilus biogenesis protein PilO; translated protein: MKEKYLILILVMILITVLFFWIASNSITKNVAEINKYDRNIKSTLEKLNSALIMDEQLREFSQIIDNSLTTGSNFTIDELNEFQKEIEKIRDDNKLKLIKISDSNKFAEAGMIETTYNLELQGTFQQMGQFISAIEALNHIIKIQYLDISPTQASDRNVTDPNAPNQYRITMELSIFKVKKEA
- a CDS encoding PilN domain-containing protein, producing the protein MTNVFYFKVNLNKYGEMKLQAERENKTFRNAVIAFLLGAIIMFAGLIYLNNSLKRKVEIRRQYYKEISARLSEYQSSGDYLSVVDVDKLAETFTDRIFWTKKLQALSHEIDQQLAVRKLNFNNGVLTLNGIIEVNRNIREGDITFDFVQRLKANPEISNDFPEIKSGSKTRQVAKDTEILEFVIECYSRDASAFRGSAQ
- a CDS encoding pilus assembly protein PilM; this translates as MKKKKTIKFKESVGIDIGTHSVKVVHLKKLHEGFKLLNYEIRPTVPQGVEYIPSDLRPDRYAPVIVEIMKTLHINPKKIQHLVTAVGGDNTSIKQIKTIFLPEDELESALFFEAKKHIPISGTDMVLDYQVINVEEKTNNMNILLAATSKDLLNEHTNNLVTAGLTPNIVDIDSLAVANSFALNAFVEEGVYVLLNLGAHRTNMVIWGPEAKFFARDIPYGGYHFTRDIMRRRQMEWDVADAYKMQWGLLDDPNSPDTKTISMLDISEKSTEDAIVEELRRSLRFYVKEAGNSDFRKLYIMGGTAKLKGLQEYIQEKVSIPTDIFMPFINVEMPEKFVDKKDPQLALAIGLAMRTE